The following are encoded in a window of Sulfitobacter sp. S190 genomic DNA:
- the pcaG gene encoding protocatechuate 3,4-dioxygenase subunit alpha: MSDLPETASQTAGPYVHIGCTPNAAGLTGVYPEDMGARMITAQATGPRIALTGLILDGDGAPMGDAMIEAWHPDAAGRFAGDPLADPHATGFGRAATDATGRYRFETIKPGAIALPAGGMQAAHITLWIVARGINIGLHTRAYFADDPALGADPVLSGIKDRDRVGTLLAHPDGGGTYRFDIRVQGADETVFFDA; encoded by the coding sequence ATGAGCGATCTTCCCGAAACCGCGAGCCAGACCGCCGGACCTTACGTGCACATCGGCTGCACGCCCAACGCGGCGGGTCTCACCGGCGTCTATCCCGAAGATATGGGCGCACGGATGATCACCGCGCAGGCGACAGGGCCGCGTATCGCGCTGACCGGTCTGATCCTCGACGGTGACGGCGCGCCGATGGGCGACGCGATGATCGAAGCCTGGCACCCCGATGCCGCGGGCCGTTTCGCGGGCGATCCGCTGGCCGACCCGCACGCGACGGGCTTCGGGCGCGCCGCCACGGATGCCACCGGCCGTTACCGGTTCGAGACGATCAAGCCCGGAGCCATCGCATTGCCCGCCGGTGGGATGCAGGCCGCCCACATCACCCTGTGGATCGTCGCACGCGGCATCAATATCGGCCTGCACACCCGCGCCTATTTCGCCGATGATCCGGCACTTGGCGCTGATCCGGTTCTGTCTGGCATTAAGGACCGTGACCGGGTCGGCACCCTGCTGGCCCATCCCGATGGCGGGGGCACCTACCGTTTCGATATCCGGGTGCAAGGTGCTGACGAAACGGTGTTTTTCGACGCCTGA
- the pobA gene encoding 4-hydroxybenzoate 3-monooxygenase, which yields MRTQVVIIGGGPSGLLLGQLLHGIGVDAVVLERQTRAYVLGRIRAGVLEQGLVGLLEQAGVAGRMHAEGFVHDGTLIAHDNDMFRVDFAKHTGARVMVYGQTEVTRDLYDARAACGARTVFDVEDVRITGADSDAPEVSYTVAGTRHTVSCDFVAGCDGFHGVSRRSIPEETRREYEKVYPFGWLGILSQTPPVNDELIYANSPRGFALCSMRNANLSRYYIQCSMADRVENWSDDDFWTELKRRLPDQVLSQLHTGPSIEKSIAPLRSFVTEPMRWGRLFLCGDAAHIVPPTGAKGLNTAASDVHYLFEGLSAFYRDNDPEALDRYSERALARVWKAERFSWWFSTLMHRFPDQSPFDLRMQVAELDFLRSNDAAQRAMAENYVGLPY from the coding sequence ATGCGAACGCAAGTGGTGATAATCGGCGGCGGGCCGTCGGGGCTGTTGCTGGGACAACTGCTGCATGGCATCGGCGTCGACGCGGTCGTGCTGGAACGGCAGACACGCGCATACGTGCTGGGCCGGATCCGCGCGGGCGTGCTGGAACAGGGGCTCGTGGGGCTGCTGGAACAGGCAGGCGTCGCCGGACGCATGCACGCCGAAGGCTTTGTGCACGACGGCACGCTGATCGCGCATGACAACGACATGTTCCGCGTGGATTTCGCCAAACACACCGGCGCGCGCGTGATGGTCTATGGCCAGACCGAAGTCACCCGCGATCTGTATGACGCCCGCGCCGCATGCGGTGCGCGCACGGTCTTTGACGTCGAGGATGTGCGCATCACCGGGGCCGACAGCGACGCGCCCGAGGTAAGCTACACGGTCGCAGGCACCCGGCACACCGTGTCGTGCGATTTCGTGGCAGGCTGCGACGGCTTTCACGGGGTCAGCCGGCGCAGCATTCCCGAAGAGACGCGGCGCGAATACGAAAAGGTCTACCCCTTCGGCTGGCTGGGCATCCTGTCGCAAACCCCACCCGTCAATGACGAGCTGATCTACGCAAACTCGCCGCGCGGCTTCGCGCTGTGCTCGATGCGCAACGCAAACCTCAGCCGCTACTATATCCAGTGCAGCATGGCCGACCGGGTGGAAAACTGGTCGGACGACGACTTCTGGACCGAACTGAAACGCCGCCTGCCCGATCAGGTGCTGTCACAGTTGCACACCGGCCCGTCGATCGAAAAATCCATCGCCCCGCTGCGGTCCTTTGTCACCGAACCGATGCGCTGGGGGCGGTTGTTCCTGTGTGGCGATGCCGCGCATATCGTACCGCCCACGGGGGCCAAGGGGCTCAACACCGCCGCCTCCGACGTGCATTACCTTTTCGAGGGCCTCAGCGCCTTCTACCGCGACAACGACCCCGAAGCGCTCGACCGCTACTCCGAACGCGCCCTCGCCCGCGTCTGGAAGGCCGAGCGGTTCTCGTGGTGGTTCTCGACCCTGATGCACCGCTTTCCCGATCAATCGCCGTTCGATCTGCGGATGCAGGTGGCCGAACTGGACTTCTTGCGCTCCAATGACGCGGCCCAACGCGCCATGGCCGAAAACTACGTGGGGCTGCCCTACTGA
- the kynU gene encoding kynureninase: MSNILRKEAFVLPEGVIYLDGNSLGPIPREVPERVQQMLNAEWGEMLIRGWNKAGWMDQPSRVGNMVAGIIGAPEGSVVMGDTLSIKVFQALASAVKLNPDRRVILSDTGNFPSDLYMAEGLVGLLEQGYTLKTVAPEEVAEAIDDSVAAVMLTEVDYRTGRKHDMRAVTEMAHASGAVMVWDLAHSAGALPVDLAGSGCEFAIGCTYKYLNGGPGAPAFIYVRPDLADKVEPALSGWLGHRQPFAFDLKYKAGSGIERMRVGTPPVIQLTALEVAMELWADVDMDALRAASVALQEQFIEEIERDVPQLTLASPRDPRTRGSQVSWSFDEGYAAMQAVIDRGVIGDFRAPDIMRFGFTPMYIDAADVSAAVAVIKDVMDNRLWDQEKYKIRGKVT; encoded by the coding sequence TTGTCCAATATCCTGCGTAAAGAGGCATTTGTCCTGCCCGAAGGCGTTATCTATCTGGATGGCAACTCACTCGGGCCAATACCGCGCGAGGTGCCCGAACGTGTGCAGCAGATGTTGAACGCGGAATGGGGGGAGATGCTGATCCGCGGCTGGAACAAGGCCGGTTGGATGGACCAGCCGTCCCGCGTGGGTAACATGGTGGCCGGCATCATTGGCGCACCCGAGGGATCGGTGGTGATGGGCGACACCCTGTCCATCAAGGTGTTTCAGGCGCTGGCCTCGGCGGTCAAGCTGAACCCCGACCGCCGTGTCATCCTCAGCGATACCGGCAATTTTCCGTCGGATCTGTATATGGCAGAGGGTCTGGTCGGGCTGCTGGAGCAGGGCTACACGCTGAAAACCGTCGCCCCCGAAGAGGTGGCAGAGGCGATAGACGACAGTGTCGCGGCGGTGATGCTGACCGAGGTGGATTACCGCACAGGGCGCAAGCACGACATGCGCGCGGTGACCGAAATGGCGCATGCGAGCGGTGCCGTGATGGTGTGGGATCTGGCCCATTCCGCCGGGGCCTTGCCGGTCGATCTGGCGGGGTCGGGATGCGAGTTTGCCATCGGGTGCACCTATAAATATCTCAACGGGGGGCCGGGCGCACCGGCGTTCATCTACGTGCGCCCCGATCTGGCCGATAAGGTCGAACCGGCGCTGAGCGGATGGCTTGGCCACCGCCAACCCTTTGCTTTTGATCTGAAATACAAGGCAGGGTCGGGCATCGAGCGGATGCGCGTCGGAACGCCGCCCGTGATCCAGCTGACAGCACTCGAGGTCGCGATGGAGCTTTGGGCAGACGTGGACATGGACGCGCTGCGCGCGGCGTCGGTCGCGTTGCAGGAGCAGTTTATCGAAGAGATCGAGCGTGACGTGCCGCAGTTGACGCTGGCCAGCCCGCGCGACCCGCGGACGCGGGGCAGTCAGGTGTCGTGGTCCTTCGACGAAGGCTATGCCGCGATGCAGGCGGTGATCGACCGTGGTGTGATCGGGGATTTCCGGGCGCCCGATATCATGCGGTTCGGGTTCACGCCGATGTATATCGATGCCGCAGACGTCAGTGCCGCGGTCGCCGTCATCAAGGACGTGATGGATAACCGCTTGTGGGATCAGGAAAAATACAAGATCCGCGGCAAAGTCACCTGA
- a CDS encoding metal ABC transporter ATP-binding protein, producing the protein MTLIETRNLTLGYGGNTVLRGVNLSLSAGEIVTIVGPNGSGKSSLLRALIGALPATSGSIRRRDGLRIGYVPQSLSIDATLPITVTRFLGLPRRAAPDATAAALATAGASDLGNRQLAALSGGQFQRVLLARALLSDPDILILDEATQGLDQPGAASFYRQIEAVRAARGCAVLMVSHDLHVVMAASDRVLCLNGHVCCEGAPHVVADAPEYRALFGTGTQGALALYRHHHDHDHDHDHDHAHDHHEGAA; encoded by the coding sequence ATGACACTGATCGAAACACGCAATCTCACGCTCGGCTACGGCGGCAACACCGTGCTGCGCGGCGTGAACCTCAGCCTCTCGGCGGGCGAAATCGTCACCATCGTCGGGCCCAACGGGTCGGGCAAATCCTCGCTGCTTCGGGCGCTGATCGGGGCGCTGCCCGCCACCTCCGGCAGCATCAGACGGCGGGACGGTCTGCGCATCGGCTACGTCCCGCAAAGCCTGTCGATCGACGCCACCCTGCCCATCACCGTCACCCGGTTTCTCGGCCTGCCGCGGCGGGCCGCCCCCGACGCCACCGCCGCCGCGCTTGCCACGGCGGGTGCCTCCGATCTGGGCAACCGCCAGCTTGCGGCGCTGTCGGGCGGGCAATTCCAGCGGGTCCTGCTGGCGCGGGCGCTCCTGTCGGACCCCGACATCCTGATCCTCGACGAAGCCACCCAGGGGCTCGACCAACCCGGTGCCGCCAGCTTCTACCGCCAGATCGAAGCGGTGCGTGCCGCACGGGGCTGCGCGGTGCTGATGGTCAGCCACGATCTGCACGTGGTGATGGCCGCCTCCGACCGGGTCCTGTGCCTCAACGGGCACGTCTGCTGCGAAGGTGCGCCGCACGTTGTGGCCGACGCCCCCGAATACCGCGCCCTCTTCGGCACCGGCACCCAAGGCGCACTAGCGCTCTACCGCCACCACCATGATCACGACCATGACCATGACCACGATCATGCGCACGACCATCACGAAGGAGCGGCCTGA
- a CDS encoding metal ABC transporter permease — protein sequence MLDDFAIRALLAGLGVALAAAPLGCFVIWRRMAYFGDATSHAALLGVALALATDLPVFAGVLAVALAMALLVSGLGQRQLGTDALLGVLAHAALALGLVAVSLSGQVRVDLDSYLFGEILAVTRGDLVVIWSGAAVVVGLLAWRWQALLTSTLSPDLASASGLNPRREQLVLTLALAVTVAVAIKVVGALLIAAMLVIPAAAARPLARTPETMAAGASALAGAAVLAGLWGSFRLDTPTGPSIVAAAALAFALTAAIGAVLRR from the coding sequence ATGCTCGACGATTTTGCGATCCGCGCGCTGCTGGCCGGGCTGGGCGTGGCGCTGGCCGCGGCACCGCTGGGGTGTTTTGTGATCTGGCGGCGCATGGCCTACTTCGGCGACGCCACCAGCCACGCGGCCCTCTTAGGCGTGGCGCTGGCGCTCGCCACCGATTTGCCGGTCTTTGCAGGCGTGCTCGCGGTGGCGCTGGCGATGGCACTTCTGGTCTCGGGGCTGGGACAGCGGCAACTGGGCACCGACGCGCTGCTGGGGGTGCTGGCGCACGCCGCGCTGGCGCTGGGTCTGGTGGCCGTGTCTCTATCGGGACAGGTGCGCGTGGACCTCGACAGCTATCTCTTCGGTGAAATTCTCGCCGTGACACGCGGCGATCTGGTGGTGATCTGGTCAGGGGCCGCGGTGGTGGTGGGGCTGCTGGCGTGGCGCTGGCAGGCACTGTTGACCAGCACGCTCTCGCCCGATCTGGCCAGCGCCAGCGGGCTCAACCCGCGGCGCGAACAACTGGTGCTGACGCTGGCACTGGCCGTGACGGTCGCAGTGGCGATCAAGGTCGTCGGCGCGCTGCTGATCGCGGCCATGCTGGTGATCCCCGCCGCCGCCGCACGGCCCCTGGCGCGCACGCCCGAAACCATGGCGGCAGGCGCCAGCGCGCTGGCGGGGGCAGCGGTGCTGGCAGGGCTCTGGGGCTCGTTCCGGCTCGACACACCGACCGGACCCAGCATCGTGGCGGCCGCGGCACTGGCCTTTGCCCTGACCGCAGCCATCGGGGCCGTCCTGCGGCGCTAA
- a CDS encoding RidA family protein has protein sequence MSHQVIQPEGWAPAKGYANGMLSADGHLFVGGQIGWTADQRFEAHDFIGQMTQALRNIRDVVEAAGGTPEDIMRLTWYVTDKAEYLAAQAEVGRAYRAVMGRHFPAMAMVVVAGLIEDEAKVEIEATAVISTG, from the coding sequence ATGTCGCATCAAGTCATCCAGCCCGAAGGATGGGCCCCCGCAAAGGGCTATGCCAACGGAATGCTCAGCGCGGACGGACATCTTTTTGTTGGTGGCCAGATCGGCTGGACAGCCGATCAACGGTTCGAAGCGCATGATTTCATTGGACAAATGACCCAGGCCTTGCGCAACATCCGGGACGTGGTCGAAGCGGCGGGCGGCACGCCCGAGGACATCATGCGCCTGACGTGGTACGTCACCGACAAGGCCGAATACCTTGCCGCACAGGCGGAAGTGGGGCGGGCCTATCGCGCGGTGATGGGCCGCCATTTTCCCGCGATGGCGATGGTCGTGGTGGCGGGGCTGATCGAGGACGAAGCCAAGGTCGAGATCGAGGCGACGGCGGTGATTTCAACGGGCTGA
- the pcaH gene encoding protocatechuate 3,4-dioxygenase subunit beta, with the protein MTDTPPTGYLPRDPASHPRRRHPGYKSSLKRSPTHAPLVLPTSASEETGPVFGHAALGPRDGDLLHNFGPQDQSAIGPRIIVHGQVRDQFSRPVAGALLELWQANAGGRYRHKNEGYIAPLDPNFGGCGRVITDEQGRYEVRTVQPGPYPWPNGPNDWRPAHIHFSVFGHGFAQRLITQMYFEGDPLIARCPIVQAIADPAAVDRLIAPFDLDHTAPMDARAYRFDITLRGRHQTHFENRPEGL; encoded by the coding sequence ATGACCGACACACCGCCCACCGGATACCTCCCGCGCGATCCCGCCAGCCACCCGCGCCGACGCCATCCCGGCTATAAATCCAGCCTCAAGCGCAGCCCGACCCACGCGCCGCTGGTCCTGCCCACCTCCGCCTCCGAAGAAACCGGGCCGGTGTTCGGCCATGCGGCGCTGGGGCCGCGCGACGGCGATCTGCTGCACAATTTCGGACCGCAGGATCAATCCGCCATCGGGCCGCGTATCATCGTGCACGGGCAGGTCCGCGATCAGTTTTCCCGCCCCGTCGCAGGCGCCCTGCTCGAGCTGTGGCAGGCCAACGCGGGCGGGCGGTACCGGCACAAGAACGAAGGCTACATCGCCCCGCTGGACCCCAATTTCGGGGGATGCGGGCGCGTGATTACCGATGAACAGGGCCGCTACGAGGTGCGCACGGTCCAGCCCGGCCCCTACCCCTGGCCCAACGGCCCGAATGACTGGCGGCCCGCGCATATCCATTTTTCGGTCTTCGGGCACGGCTTTGCCCAACGGCTGATCACGCAGATGTATTTCGAGGGCGATCCGCTCATTGCCCGGTGCCCCATCGTGCAGGCCATCGCCGATCCCGCGGCGGTCGATCGGCTGATCGCGCCTTTCGATCTCGACCATACCGCACCGATGGACGCGCGCGCCTACCGCTTTGACATCACCCTGCGGGGGCGCCACCAGACCCATTTTGAAAACCGACCCGAGGGGCTGTGA
- a CDS encoding transcriptional repressor: MSDPIAFHDHDHTACVASTLREAESHCADTGLRLTPVRRRALEILLAEHRALGAYDLLAHLTAEGLGAGPPVAYRALDFLVKAGFAHKIEALNAYVACAHLGRDHAPAFLICRACQSVAEAGTDPAAGRLGDAARAAGFKIERTVVEAQGLCPACQEDTE; the protein is encoded by the coding sequence TGTCTGACCCCATCGCCTTTCATGACCACGATCACACCGCCTGTGTCGCATCGACCCTGCGCGAGGCCGAAAGCCATTGCGCGGACACCGGTTTGCGGCTGACCCCCGTGCGCCGCCGGGCGCTGGAAATCCTGCTGGCCGAGCACCGGGCGCTGGGGGCCTACGACCTGCTGGCGCATCTGACCGCCGAAGGGCTGGGCGCGGGTCCGCCCGTGGCTTACAGGGCGCTCGATTTTCTGGTCAAGGCGGGGTTCGCCCATAAGATCGAAGCGCTCAATGCCTACGTGGCCTGCGCCCATCTGGGCCGCGATCACGCCCCCGCCTTTCTGATTTGCCGCGCCTGCCAGTCGGTCGCCGAGGCGGGCACCGATCCGGCCGCCGGCCGGTTGGGCGACGCGGCCCGCGCCGCGGGCTTCAAAATCGAACGCACCGTGGTCGAGGCACAGGGCCTCTGCCCCGCTTGCCAGGAAGACACTGAATGA